The DNA segment AAAGAAATAATTTTTAGGCACTATTTCATTCTTATTTCAATATTATTCAAGACTAATTATCTGTCTTCTTATTTTTTCTGGCACAGGCGGCGATGTAATACAGGTTCGCGTGGACCCCTGCGAAAAGCTGCCTTGCACATTTAAGAAAGGCCGATCGGCGAAGATCGAGATGGACTTTCACAGCGGTAAGACTTGTTTTCCAGTTCTGTAGTGGCGAGTCAGGAAACGCTTGCAGGCGATGAAAGCGACGTAGCTCCGTGTTTGTCGTCTCTGTCTTTGTTTAAACTTGACACATTGACATTGACAAATGTCATGATCAATCGAATCGAGACATTATGCTTAATGCAACCAGATTTCGAAGTGCAGGACTGTACGCTGATTgttttgacaaaaaaaaactttgttaCAACGAATACAATGTGTGCTTTGTTTGTAGAGATCGCAGAAAAGAGAGAGGCGAAGCGAGGAAGGGCAGGGTGCTGTCAGCCAGGCAGACGTTCGGCTTCCTACCCTACAGTAGAGAAAAGGAGATAGAGACATAAGCGCAGGAAAACGATCAGATAGCTCATTTGGAGGGCACTGCGCGTTGAATTGATTGTCATCGGCGAGGGTAACTTCTTTCCTCGGAGGTCTACGAAATACTGGAGTCAATTTTtttggcgagagagagagagaaacagagaagaaaagcagggaggccAACCGAGATGCACGTTCAGTTTGGTACCCTGCATAGCGGGTAGAGGGGATAAAGGggtgaagagaaagagagagagagagcaccgtttcgcccacatttgaaggtGCGCACTGAGTTTAGAAATGGTCGCCAAGACCTGCCGACTTCAGGTGCTGTAATAACGATTTCATTATTACAGCACCTTTATCAACACTAATCTTTATCTCGGTAAATGGTCTAGAGCCCAGCCGGTTCAATTCCGTCCAGAGAggttcacgctcgacgtcgtacaGGGGACAGAGAGATAAGATGTATTCAGTTGTTCCTGtagttccacaagagtcgcacatgggcgcaTACCTTATTCCGTTGCGGAACTAGTAGGCATTTCTGAATTCCACCGCTTGCCTACAGCCTCTACTACGCCGAGGTCGTAATTTTCACACCGTGTTTTTCCAGATTCATTTATTTTCAAGTGCAGTTTCGCATAGTTTTATATGTTGGCTTCCTATTTGTCGCGCCTGGCCGTAAACTGTTCGGCATAGGAATTGGTACGTGTATTGCAGTCGCTATGTAGGGTGTTATTCTGCTTGTTTGTTagttattgtgttttcttgtgtGTGAGTGACACCATGTTATGTTTTGAAGCTGTGTAAGTGAACAGAAAAGCATCTTTTCTCTCACACGCTCACTACAAGAAGAAACGTGTCTATAAGCAGTACTCCTGTTCTGTTGATTTTAATAATGCCATAGATACATGTGTAGCTTTCTGTGCTTTTGAAGCCATCGCAAAGGGAAGCGGCATCTCCCTGTTGCAAATAGGTTACGCTTCGGTGCTAATCCGTATTGATGGAACAGAAAAGGCGGAGTGCAAGGCGACGTTTTAAAAGCAAATTAAGACGATTACATGCGGCTCTTTAAAGATACGCTTTGCAATGTGTTGAATGTTGCGGGCAACGCTAGGGacgcgcaaaaagaaagaaagaaaactaaagtaggaGCAGAGGCACAGCGATGCCGTATTTGTAGTTATCTGCGGgaataaaacaataaataaaactaTTCATTAAATTCTGCTGTCTCGTCTCACTTTTCGCGCTATTTCTTTCGTGCCCTTGGAGTACTGTTGCTACAACGCTATAGATTACATGcttatgtaaaacgtatatataacAGAAGCTGGCTTCTCCTCACAACGATTCTTTTTGCAAAAAAGCCAGCTTTAAAGGTGTATGCTACATGGGAGCGGACATCTTCGAAATTGCTTCGAAGTTCGCACGAGCGGCTTTAAGCAATTTTTAAGCAATTTAAGCGCACGAGCAATACACACTAGTACGTGGTAGCCCTAGCGCGAAGTTCCGTAGTTGCTGCTGTTGCCATCAGCGATTGTTCCAGTTTCCTTAAATAAGAAGTGGGATTATATAACAACGCACACgtcgttgaattttttttctagaaattcATAAGCGATATTTTTTTCTGAACCTGTCGTTCCGAATTAGGACTGCATGATGAATGTCACTCAACTGATGGTGATAACACTAACAGGGCTCACTTGAGATCGCTGTGTATACATGGCTCTGAGAGTAGCAATTGAAAATAGAAAGAAGCGTTCtatcgaaataaaaataaaaattcggCGTAGAAAAGTCGTCGACAGGAACACAGTGCACATGATGAGTGCTGCTGCTGAGGCAGTGAACCGCCAAGAGTGGAAAAAAATGTTTccataattatttttcttctgctcATTTGTACTCggcgaaaaacgaaaaaaaaaatttcgcgcaGGAAACTACAAGGACAAGAACACAGAAAGAACTGaaggaaagaaaacagaacaGCGATCTTCCTGCGCACCCGTGTCCTTGTCCTTGTCGTTTGTGCGCTAAGTTTTTTACCTCCGTTACGAGCCAAATATAGCCGGGGAAAAAACGTTTTGTAAAACTCAACGTTTTGCGTCTTCATCGATGTGTATATTATTTTGTGCTGCATAGCGGCTCATCGGGAGTAAGCGTTTGCTGAACCGCGAGGCATCTTCTTGCAGTGAAGAACCAGTCCAGCGTGAGCGTAGCCATCATGGGCAAGTCTCACGGCGTGCTTCTTCCGTTGCCGTTCAATCAGAAGGACGGCTGCACCAGCTCGGGCCTTGATTGCCCTCTGCAAGCCGGTCGGAACTACACAGTCGCGCGAGCAGTCAGGGTCTACCGGATCTATCCAAAGGTGAGTCAAAATGGTTTAGCTGCACTGCGATTCCACAttgcagagaaaggagagagagatgaACAAAGTGTGGACTACGGGAAAATTAGAGGTCCCCCTTACCAGCCTTCTACACTGCAAACAAACAAGCCCGGTGCGCAGTTCATACATTGTCGATCGTGTCTTCACGGTATTGCACCTATGCGCGCTGCTAAAATAGCCCGTGCGTAGACTATTCTCAACGCAGCCAGCCTCCTCGCCAAAGCAGACGACGTCACAGCTTCCCCTACCGCGCCACTGGTGCCGCCTGCAATGCATCGATCGCCTGCAACAAAGGCGGACATGCTCACGCTTCGGTGGCTTACTAATAGCCACGAAACGCAGAGCGCGCGAAACCGACACCGGAAATGAGCCGTGAAGCAGGACATCGTATTTTCATCCTGTTTTGatgctcgaaagaaaaaaaaacagaaaaagagagagaaacgtgACGGTGCCCTCTCAGCTTCGATATGGGAGAACGCAGAAGAGGAACGTTGCCTGCGCATGCGCCGATCGAGGCAATGGGAAAGAGCCTCTGCTAAGGTGATGGTAGCTTGCTCCCTCGAAAAAATTCGCCTCCCAATATGTCATTTGACGTATTGATAAATGCGCTGCTAAATTCTTCTGAAAAAATCTTGCGCTAGAACACTCTCTAGACGGCGCCTTATAATTTCCAGTATGTTGTTTAAAAATTCTGACGGAGTTTAGTGAGGAATCCTTAAGCATGGGCCGAGCCCGGTCGGCTATCCTGCATTCGGGGAAGGGGAAAGAGCTAGGAAGCTCAGTTCGCGCGCAACCACACAGGAGCTTTCACTGGCACAACCATAGGCTCTCATTGGTTCTACGTACTTACCTTCAAGAAACCCTAGAAGCTTCATATATTTACGAGTGTCCAGACGCAAAATTTGGTCAATGTTAGTTGTTAATCGCTGTTCGAAGAATGCACCCCTCGTATGTAAGCTTAATATAAGAATATTTTTGTTCATTGTTACGGTAGGCAGAGCTAATTCA comes from the Dermacentor variabilis isolate Ectoservices chromosome 2, ASM5094787v1, whole genome shotgun sequence genome and includes:
- the LOC142570991 gene encoding NPC intracellular cholesterol transporter 2 homolog a-like gives rise to the protein MADRNSTWTPTILAALSVLLTASLAGASFSTVEFTSCGGDVIQVRVDPCEKLPCTFKKGRSAKIEMDFHSVKNQSSVSVAIMGKSHGVLLPLPFNQKDGCTSSGLDCPLQAGRNYTVARAVRVYRIYPKMEILAVFQVSGKGGDVLACVEFPIHIM